The genomic interval TCACCTAGTTTAAGGTTATCTGATAGTGAATTAGAGTTTTGTTCCCTTCCTATGCTCATTCATAGTTGCATAGCCTCTTTCACGTACTTTCTGAACCTGTCTGGACTTATGAGACAATGTCTTCTGTGCGATAAAGCGCAACAAGGTCTGTCCTGCGATATTGCCTGACGTTTTGGCTAATAAGTGCTTGATCTTATGTACCAAGCACTCATGTGTTTCAGACCTGTTCAAGTTTATGTTTTGATTCTTTTAGTGTATCCTAGGGGACGCTTCTCCCCGGATCCCCGGGTCCCCCGGACATAGGTTCGTTGGGCCCCGCGGGTTCGGGGGGCTGCTGTTCTCCGGACCCTCCTAGAGAGggggaattttattttattttatagaatTGCACTCATATAATGTGCTATGTTTTCTTGAGGTTCTGTCTCATCTGCTTCaccctcctcacttttccaggtatTTAGCGGAATAGAACATTGTTATTTTCTTTACGTATCTTGTGTCTCTTTTACAACACTTAGCAATAGATTGGCTTGTTTCTAATGTTTCAGTTTGAACTGCCTAACAATATGTAAACATACCGAGATAATACGTTTGTACTCCGCTTCCCAACAAATAACATGCATGTACCTATAGCACCAATTCTCCTTATATGTTACCCCCATACACTATCTCACATACCCCTGTACCCTCATTCCAAAAGTAGACATTGTACCACCCATACTCGTCTATTTGCCGTCTTATGTCTCACGcacatgctgctcacccactctACCACGCTCCTTTCACACTCACACCACACTCATGACTTGCTCTCTTGTCTTTCTATTTCCACAACACTACCCCTGTCGCACCATCTGGCTCTCTCTCACCACACACTCGGAAACATCCTCTCTCTTCCCTGCTTAGTCGTACAGACCACTGATACCCATTCAAAGGCCCAATTCTCGTTTACCTGCCTTCTTCATATTCAGATCTATAAGTGACATAGTTTCTGGCCCCCACGATCAGAACTTCCTCCGTATCCCTAATTCTTACACTGTCTATTTCAGACAGCGTACTCAAAATTGGTTGTTGACTTGCAGGCTCATCAACAACCCATTCCCCTTGTTTTTCTTCTCTTCTTGTAAACGTTGAGGTTTGATTACAGTCTTACTTATTTCCCCCTCTATTCCTCCTCTCCCCTATCCCTCCTAACTTACCTCGTACTATCCACATCTtttccccttcccccctccctcaccCACTTTATCCCTCTCTACTCTCACATCTACCCCTCCAACACTCCCATCTCCCCTCCAAGGTTTTAACATAGCACCCACGTTCCTATTACCGGGGACACATAGACTCATTTCAGCATGGCCTCCTTAGTTGTAACCTCATTCAATACTCATGGCCTGAACTCCCCAAACAAACGATCACAAATTTTCACAGTACTACGAAAACTGAAATCACAAATAGTCTTTCTTCAGGAAACCCACTACAAAAGAGGGCACATTCCACGTCTTCCCACTTCTGCTTATTCCAATAGCTTTCACTCCATGAACCCTATAAAACCCACGGCCGGCGTATCCATTCTGATACACCATTCCGTACCGTTCGAATGCACTCAAACATATGAAGACTCGGAGGGTAGACTCCTCATCCTGAAGGGTACGATAGCCTCCCACAAATACACCCTGGCTAATGTCTACGCACCAAACCAGGGACAGATCCCTTGGCTACTAAATATGTTACACACACTGGAACTATTTGCGGAAGGTCAAATAATACTGGCTGGTGACCTGAATGTAGCTCTAAATCCGACGTTAGATACGTCCTCTGGCACTTCTGCAATTTCTCAAAAAGCTTTGGGCAGGCTGATGCAATCCTTACATGACATGAGACTAGTGGATCTCTGGCGATCCCTTCACCCCTCCACAAAAGACTTCTCCTTCTTCTCAAACCCCCAGCAATCATATCAAAGACTTGATTACATATTTCTTTCCTCCTCTCTTCTCCCCTTCGCACCAAAGGCCCGTATAGAAAATATAATGGTCTCAGATTATGCCCCAGTCTGGGCGTCTCTCACTATGGCCCAGCTGCCCAGAAAAGACTGGTGCTGGAAACTCAATGAAGTGCTACTAGATAATCCTGAAACTGTCACAAAAATTAGAGAACACATTTTAGCTTGAATTCCAATGCAGACTCCTGTCCCACTATTACATGGGAGGCCCACAAATCAGTTATCAGAGGGATATTCATCTCCCTAGCATCCAAAATTAAAAAAGATACCCAAGCAGCCCTTGACAAAACCCTCGCAGACATAGCAGCTATTGAGAGAATTCGAAAGTCTAGTCAACAAAGGCCATTTAGGGACAACCTCCTACAGCTACGAGAACAACTAAAATACATGATTAACTCGCGCACAGCTAAACAATACTTGCATTACCAGCATAAACTATACGCACACGGTGACAAGAGTGGTAAACTCATGACCTCAATGCTTCAAAAGAGGAAAGCTAAATGCTTCATAAACTCGGTCAAAGACAAACATGGAGTCTTACATACTTCAACTCCCGACATAACAGAAAGCTTCTTATCTTTCTACACTGATCTATATAATCTTGATGCAAGTAACGAACCCGCTAACGCGAACCCAATTCCTGACAGAAGTGAGGAATTTCTCTCTTCTCTCAAGCTACCCTCTCTCACAGCTGAGGATATCTCCACCTTGACAGACCCTATCTCTTTAACAGAGCTTAGAGACACACTGCAAAGTTTCCCAACGGGCAAAAGTCCAGGTCCCGATGGCTTCCCACTCCAGTATTATAAAATTTTCCAGAATGAACTCCTACCACATCTCTCCCTGTCCCTGAATTCTCTTCTCTCAGGTGCCAAACTCCCAAGACAAGCGCAAGAAGCACACATCACTCTATTACACAAAGAAGGGAAAGATGCCACTTTATGTGGGAGTTATCGTCCCATATCGTTGCTCAACCAGGATGTCAAGATCTGGGCCAAAATACTATCTCTCCGTATCAAACACCTTATCCCTAAACTTCTGAACCAAGAACAGTCCGGATTTGTTGTAGGTAGGGAAGGTAAGGACAACTCCCATCGCCTTCTGCACGCCATTACATTTGCCAGGAAATCTGATTCTAAACTAGCCCTCCTAGGTCTGgatgccgagaaggcattcgaccgCGTCAATTGGAAATATATGGAAGCGGTTCTACGCAAATTTAATTTCCCAGCCCAATTTATCTCAGCTATTTACACGTTATATGAACAACCACATGCCCGCATTAAAATAAACGATACCTTGACCACCTATTTCAACATCAAAAATGGAACGAGACAGGGATGCCCACTCTCCCCTTCATTGTTCATTCTCTCCCTCAAACCACTCCTACAGGCTGTACGGGATCACCCAGATATTCATGGCCTAAAGATTGGCAACCACACACTCCACTCAGCGGCCTTCGCCGACGACGTGCTATTCCTAGTTTCCAATCCGGAAAAAGGATTCCCAGTTATCCTCGAATTGCTACATACATACGGGAAAATCTCAGGATATAAGATAAATATAGAAAAGTCAGAAGTGCTCAACATAACCATACCCAAAAACCTAGCTCAGGACATAAAGTCATCATGCCCGTTCTCCTGGGCCACTAAGTCTATAAAATATCTTGGAATTCGCATACCCTCTGATCCCGCTCTCTTATACCAAGAGAATTTTCAACCTCTTCTGTCGGACATACGCTCTAAACTAGCCTCCTATAACTCGTTACCCTTCTCTTGGTTTGGTAGACGCAACCTCTTACAAACCTATGCCTTCCCCACTATACTCTACCGCCTACACATGATCCCTATACGCCTCCCTCCTGCCTTCTTTAAAACACTCAAAAGCATCTTTTCAAACTTTCTCTGGAAAGGTAGGCACCCCCGCCTACCCATTAAACTCTTAATGAAAaggaagctggaggggggcattggTCTACCGGATGTAATGGATTATTATAAGGCGGTCCAACTTAAAAGATGGATTGAATTATCCACCCCTAACCCCTCCACCCTCTTTGATATCTTACTGGCCACTTTCGGCCCAGCCTCCCTAGCAGATCTGTGGCTATATGGAAAGCAAGGTCATAGATCCAGGCAAATAGATCAGCTGCTATTGGGAGCTTGTGAGACATGGAGAGACCTGGGTGACCCCCTAGCCCCAAACAACTCCCCCATGATGCCATTGGGACTCCTGCCTTTCTGGTCGGATACTACCAAACCAACATATGACACACTATGGTCTCAATTGAGTAAACATACCTTCTTGGATGTCATGAATATCTCATATGAAATTGACACTGAGAAACTATTACAACTGTTAGACTCGACCCACTCTACTTTTCTCCACAAACAACACGTGTTGCACAGCTTCAGGCGCTGGTCGGACTCCCACAGACTTCGCACGAATCTTACAGCATTCGAACGTGCTACCTTAGCACACAATAAACTACTGAGAAAGACCTCCTATGTCTTAGCTAAATTTGTACATCTTCCTAAAACATATACACCTGCGTATCTCGCATCCTGGGAGATTGATCTCAAACTATCTCTCACGGAAGAACAAGTCAAACAGATTCTCTCCCACTCACATGGATTCTCACCCTGTGTGAGGATGCAAGAAGCACATTACAAACTCCTTACTAGGTGGTATCGCACCCCTCAATGGCTTCACGATAGGGGTCTGTCGGATTCCGACTTGTGCTGGAGATGTAAACTACACACAGGTTCGCTACTACACATATGGTGGTCATGTCCAGAAATACAAAAATACTGGACAGACGTACAAGAAACTATCAGGAGCCTATCCTCACCGTCTTTCTCCCTCACTCCATCTATGGTGCTATTATCCCTCGCCTCTCCAGAGTACAAACCCTCTAAATCAAATCTGATTTCTCATCTCGTCCTGGCGGCCAACTCGATTCTACCTCAAAAATGGTTAAACCCAGATCCTCCTACCAGAGCCGAGTGGATCAATAAAGTCCACCAAATTGCTCGCTTTGAGGAGCTCTCGAGTTGGCAGTCTAGGCGACATGATCGTTTTCTAAAAATCTGGTCGCCTTGGAGAGCTCTTaatttttagacattttttttatgtaCTCCCCTGTGAACAGCAACCATATGCCGGTGTCCCGAGCCGCCTTCTACTCCTAGTACTTAACTTTTTTTCTTAGAGATGTCTAGATACCATGTGATTGCTTGTTTCACCCTTGAATGTTTTTTGAACTGAAATTGggtcatgtcccccctctccctTTTCTCCTCCAGACTTCCTCCTTATAAATCCACTGAGAATAAGAATAGAAAATTACACCTGACTGTATTCAATCCTTTTGAATTTGTTCCACATAGATATGATTTCAAATGTTATTCGCATCCCTATTGTCCATGGAGATATGTTATATCGAATACACTAACCTTTGATGCTCATATTTTATGTACCCTTCACATCTTTGTATTCCCATGTATTAccaaaaaatgtttaataaaaatattattaaaaaaaaaaaatcctattaatattataaatgtgaaagtttgtgagtttggatgtttgtgggtttgtgtgtttggatgtttggatgtttgttcctcaatcacgcaaaacccgctcgactgatttggctgaaattttccacaaacatagttaatacacccgattgcgcaataggctacttttcgtcacaatagcacacatacatttttcccaggacccccacaaaccccaaactcacatcaccatctctgcaatctcacacactttggaccatagcaagccacaaaattcatattgccctctacagcctcgcccctaaccccacacaatcacatatacatatattttaccactttgcccctcaccttaacgatactccaggaggctctctttaacgctccggagcagccatgtttgccaacccccaccgctctgacaatctgcgacaccgcccacccatgtcaatacccctaggaggtctaataaatgccaaaaaaacgtttaaaaaaagtaaaaaaaatattaaaaacaaaaaaagaaggattaaaaattcaaatcacccccctttccctagaacacatataaaagtagttaaaaactgtgaaacacatacatgttaggtctcaccgcatctgaaatcgcccgctctacaaagctatacaaatatttttcctgttcggtaaacgccgtagcgggaaaaatggtcaaaagtgccaaaccgccgttttttcactgtttttattctgataaaaatttgaatagaaagtgatcaaagcaataacatttcccgaaaatgatagaactacaaagtacacccggtcccgcaaaaaaagacgccctatacatccccgtacatgcacgtataaaaaagttacggctgtcggaatatggcgacttttcaaaaaaaatttttttttacagttttgaatttgtttttaaggggtcaaaatgtaactaaaaccatataaatttggtatccccggaatcgtaacaaaacacagaatacaggggacatgtcattttggttgcacagtgaacgccgtaaaaccaaagcccgtaagaaattcgcagaaatgcattttttcttgaaatccaccccattttgaattttttccctgcttcccagtacattatatagaataaataatggtggcatcatgaagaaaaatttgtcccgcaaaaattaagacctcatatggctctgggagtggagaaataaaaaagttatggggtttagaaggaggggagtcaaaaacgaaaatcaaaaaatgccatcggagggaaagggttaacttcaaatacctctatcccaaagtcactatgtaaagtttctcacaacaccgtatatatagcagctcaaatacaaagtaacttcaacacaaaagtcttgcgtattctctgaattacagaaacaacaagatacacagttacatttcatatcccataccttatacacagtacgaaaaccttacccccgcctatatatacccactgctacaatcaccgcagacgaagtcgcgggtaccagctagtatataatatataataatataatggacatgctgcattttccaaaaccgcgctggtgCGCAtgagatttgcaagaatcccattcacttcgcatttactgtaaaacgccgtgattttcccCGCATGGCGTTTCCGATctttggggccttggcctaaagatGACTTGTTGATTTTATTGTGTATCAGCGTTTTATTAGTAAATGCCCACAAATAACTAGACAAAAGAGTCTCTTGAGGCTCTTCTCACtgcttagcctaagggtgcattcacacgatgtaacgcgtcactgattcttgcacgataactcgcgtaaggatcagcgctacaaaacagactcccattcacgtcaatgggttccatttagcgcacgtaacacattgaaatcaaaaagcctcccattgatttcaatgtgttacgcacgctaaatgaaacccattgaagtcaatggggttctgttttgcagcactgatcctTACtcaagttatcgtgcaagaatcagtgccacaTGAGTATGTGGGGCACTCAGATGGTGGTGAGGTCAGTATTTACACACTAGGTAACCAAATTATAGTACACATTATAGTACTGATATAGCAGATGATGCTCAAATGTAGTTCTGTTTCACATTAGGGGCCCATTCAGATGGCTGTATTAGGTCTGTGTGATGCCGCATTTCCTGGACTGACCGCTGCTCTTAACTAAACTCACCGCATCATAGTGATTTATGATGCTGGTATTACCCAAACTACCACATGTCTTCTGTCCTGTACTCAAAACGTTATTTGAGTATGGGGCAGTAGactcatgattagggttgagctgatcttgagatttcaggatcgtttttaaaatccgatttccaatcattttccatccgaacccaatcctgatcccaattccgatcctaatgcaagtcaatgagatttttttaatgatcgaaaattggattttaaaaacgatcctattcacaacacagtgtggagtccaaacattgaaggcttcaatttttggactccatgctgtgtagtgattaaaaaatccgccagcTACTTGGTctcccctgctgtccggttacctgcacagaaccactgccgctcccccgaggtgcatcactcacgtctccctgtcctgtacccacccacactctcctaagctacaacaaaccccgcctactcccagcatcagtaacactagtctagggaggcgggggcgcacacGGCGCTCTGCCGACatatgaatgagagaggagaggacaaagAACAACGGCCCGAAGCTCCGGGTagtggcagcagttctgtgcaggtaactagggttgagcgattgggatcagaattccattcctgattttttttaggcgggatcggaacccgatggcgatcatgaaatttactcaattgccaatcgagatccgatcttttctgatcccaatcgctcaaccctacccatgatAGTTTAGGTACTCACAGTATCATAAATctctataaggctaaggctcAGTGTTAcaaagcacagcaaaaaaaaaaaaaaaacgctgtgtaaatgcatcatgttttttacgaagcatttttcattgtattttatcagttttcctctgtggactttctttcaATATTTTTGAAAACTcaacttttccgctgcagatttatttctgcagtgtgtggatgggattagccaaaatcctatccactttgcaggtactgtaaaacacaaagTTTGCGCTACGTGGAACCCTATGCTGTATATTAAGTTCAATCAAACCATTGTTTTTACAGGAAATGTGGTCATCAAATGGATCGTGTTTCTTGACCCAAATACTTCAGTTTGAACGGGCCATATTACAGCTTGATGACAGAAGCACAACGGCCCCATTAATACTTACTATAGCGCATGGCAGTTGTACAGGCAGGGAATCAATTGCTCAATCCCAATGTCACCGACAGAATTGTAATCCAGCTGTATGCCAACTGGTTTCTTTAAATGCTTCAGTACATAAGCCAATGCTGTGCATTCTGCAGGACTGATCCCACAGTAGGTCATCTTCAAGTGATCAATATCTAGACCTTGCAAAGCCTTCTCAGATAATGTGACGTCTTGTATCTCGTAAATACACTTTATAAACCAGACAAACTGCGGCATAGCATGCATGCTTTTCTTCTCATCCTTTAAAGCAGGTGGTATGGACTTAAAATGTTTTTGGATACCTTTGGTCaaacattttttaattattttacattTCCTCTGAAGTTTTATTGGCTTCCATGAATCAGCCACATTGTTATAAAGTGCATTGGAGAACAGACCAGCTACAAACGTTGCGGTGATTTGAAGATTCCTGATCTCTATGTTGTGTAGCAAAGCTTTACTTTGTCTATGTAGAACTGGCTGTAAGCACAAATGAGAAATTCTCTGTATTTGTAAAGGttttcttggtttttttttgttccaccTAAAGAGCTGGTGGAGTGAAGAAGAGTCCACGTCATCATTCATTATTATATAAAGAGATGCGAAAAAGCACTGAAACGTAATATGAAGGAATTCATAACACTGGGACGAAACTGGTTTTTCATCTGAATAGTTCCTTGAAAGAACAAGAAACCCTAAAGATAAGTCCTCCTCAGTAACCCCTTCCTTACAAACATCATGGTAAGAAAACACGTATAATCCTTGGCAGAGTCCATTAAGTGCCAATTTCCCAAGATGTCTGATTGAATTTACTTTTTCTGAGAGGATATTTTCTGTTACCTTCAGCTTTGTGGTTGAATGGAGAAGGAAATGCTTAAGGGTTAGAACATACATGTCAGTCATGGTCTGTGGAGTTTCGCCACCACAACCGATCAGTTGCTTATGACACTTGGAAACGATCCAGCAGAATACGGGAATATTGCAAAGTCCATGCAGAGAAGAATTGGCTTTCAGCAAACTGATGATGTCTCTTGCCATGTCTGGGTTTCTGTGGTGCTTTCTCATAAAAAACTCAATCCCTTCTTCAGAAAAACCTTTTAAATGCAGTTCTTTTCTTACATATTTCCTTAGATTTACATTCACAGCATCAGGTCTGCTGGTGACCACTTTTATGCAGTCTTTCATCAGATTTCCTTGTAGAAGGTTAAATACAAGACTTGCTATGCTTGTCGGTTCAGTAGGAGAGCAGTGTTTACTGTCATCTGTGAAAACAAACTTCAACTCGTCAAATCCATCAAATGTAATGAGAACTTGCCTTGGATTGTCAAGAATGAACTGAAATATTTTATCCTGAAGTTGATCAGGTGGCCAACAGCATTGCTCAAAGAGAAGGTTCTTCAGAGATATTGGCTTGGTAATACAACACAATCTTCTACAGCTAAATGGAAAAATGAAGCTGAAGTTTGGGAATGCTTGTCCATCAGCCCAGAGATGTTGAATTTGTAGAAGCAATGTACTCTTACCACTGCCAGCATCTCCAAGTATGAGGACTGTATCAGCATTGTCATTAATGAGTCCATGAGTATTAAATATACTTAGGAGATCCTGGTTCTGAGACCCTTGTGAATTGTCTGTATTGTTTGAAGTCTTCTGTGTCTCCAGAACACCTTGTGTGTAAATGTCCTCCAAACACATGTTCTCCGATCCATCGTAAGTGCTAAGGAACTTTGACTGGGCAGATATTGTGGTCTTCAGTTTAGATTGATATGTTAAGCAAACTAAAATGAGATAAAATATAAACTTAATCATTAATGTACCTCAACATATTCTTAAATTCATATTCCATACTCTTGTGTATTGAAATTTCTCATATTTTAGTgaatgaccttaaaggggttgtccaggatatacagttttcTGAAATTTGGCCAGGGAACGTGAAAAATTAaagccatactcacctgtccctggtgtccccTGCCGATGCCCAGTCCCACAACTGCTTCTCCCAGTGGAAGTCCTCACCTAACATGATCGCTggtgccaatcagcagcctaagcaaAGGAACCAGGACATCCTTTGTCCTTTCTTGGCGAAGACTTCTATCGGAACAAGACTCTAAGAACAGCAGGACCAAACAGAGGGAGATACTGGAGTACtgcggacaggtgagtatgagtttGTTttatcaccttccctggcctccttgcaAAAAACTGTTTATCCTTGTCAACACCTTTAATGGTCTTCTACTTCAATGGTAGGTACAAATACCATTGAAGTAGACCAGCTCTTTGTGGCTTGTTTACATAACAGTACGAACAAACTAGATGCAGTTGTAATGTAGTACCTATAAAAGTGTATGAGAATCTACTTTACCTCTGGGGATATGTGAGACAGATGGGTTCTCACATTTATTTAACTCTTTAATTACACAGGCTAGTTTGGGCATTAATGCACAGtgagtttttttttcatatttcccatcttggccttccaaaattcataactttttaatttttctaaaaaaataatgctatttttgaaTAGTACAGACCTTGTATGTTTATTCACTTTGTttgtttacattacatttttgttttttctttaactttttttatatgtttttactgTCCAACAAGGGCCTTGTAAGGaccggagtcagggtcaggcagtgcaaagtgacacagctgggaaagcaacactgtgcaactaatgacaaaaggggtcgtaggcccttcggctataactatgctgtagatctgagatgaggcagaccaatgcacttcctaattgaagtgcgcctgccacaactcctacgctactgtccaggtggctagggtcagggaagaggaggccctgaaagtgctagggactggagtcacgagggttacacctaagcagaaagcacagtgtaacatgcaatgcaaaacaaaagacaaaacagcatggaacaagggaggaccacaagtcccagcaaaaacacagtagagaaagcgaggtcagacgagccagaggtcaagccaggagataagagaaaagtaccaaatcagaagacaaggaatagtcaaaatacaagccaagtatacaataaccaaaacacagactgaaagactctcagacaggaaaactgacagagcaggagaccaggaatacacaaagtgaatggctggcaaggatccatgcctgggtggggtttaaatagcagcagagaaaacacaCCCACAACATCTGTGAtgactaatggcatggagaactgagagcaaggaaaagattaacccttaatcacctaagcacaaccaatagaactcttaataCGTCTCCTGGGgaggcgccgcgcagcaaggagaccacggtgactccgtatcctgacaggccTAGAACCTGGGAtcttctgtattgcagtacatcACACATAGAATCCCTATGTGCAATAGGGAAACGTAGTTTGGAGTCCCTAGGATTTCCCACAATCTCACTGAAGGAAAACCAAGAATCAGAAAGGAGGGCCATCTTTCTCCTTAACCACCCAGATgccatgatcgctattgatcactgCAGAGCATTTTCTGACTGTGACAGATGTATTACACAGTCAGGACCAAGGATTAGCCGAGACGCAGCTCATGAGAGCGCTAGCAATACGCTTAGGGcgatgtaatagtatggtgctcAGTGGGAAGTtaagttcagacgggtttttttgCACTGAAACCTGAAgcggagaccgcctcaggttccagtccaaaaaatggacttaatgccggtgcactgcacttcgctccagattaggctcaatgaatgtgcctagtcgggaggagggagtgtcttcaggtcgaagcgcgaggcaaaacggcctgaagaatgagcatctcgcttctttttccaggagccggaacaagtcggctcccggaaaaaactactgagcggctcccattgatttccatgggagccgtatttttggtcaggattttgaggccgtatccgccaaaAAACAAATGTACCTGCACtattcagcattgcagctccattatccAGAAAAgcactgttttattcatatgcaaattaggtttAAACAGATAGTGGAGCATTTCCGGGGGATGGGGGACAGTGGACAGTGTTATTCAGTCAATCAAAATATGGTGGGTTGAACAGAGTGAAACCCAGGGAAAATAAGAAATGCCCCAAAAGCACTTTTCACCAtattttcatatgaataaaacagtggGGGGGTTTTTCTTTACTAAATGGAGCTAcaatgctgaataacaaaggcatatttggaaatttTCTAAAGAGCACACGAAGGTACTGGGATTAAATTGATTTGATTTTCTCGCTgactgactccctttaatgtttgcTTATGTCTAAGTGCTGCTGTTTTTTTGCGTTCATTTGCATTGTAGCCATAGTACTGTACACCATTGTTCATTTAGAGAtgctgtctatttttttttttatagcttttacGTCTGTCATTGTGACTTCCTCCATGTTGTACTTGCAATCCTTCCATCTGCCCAAGGATATTTTAATCAGAATATAGTATATTTGGATCCTAGTTACCCTGAGTTCTTGTTATAGATCTAGGCCCAGGAGAAGagaaatgtaatattatatagataggaaataaaataataagaaaatggTGTATCACAGAAGATCGACCGAGGCCCAAAAGAGGGAgagcatgaatttttttttttaaatttcatgtAACATATTAACCTGTTCAGCACCATCTGCTCCATAACATATTCATCTGCTCATTCTCATCTGTTCTAAAATTTATATCAATGTGCTCAGACCTCTGCTCTATGACTTGTTTCCTTCTGATACTGTAAGTAAGCATGTTGCTTTAATGTATGTGAGAGAACTGTGGGAACACAGCTTACATGCCAGACTCCATAAGGGC from Leptodactylus fuscus isolate aLepFus1 chromosome 7, aLepFus1.hap2, whole genome shotgun sequence carries:
- the NOD2 gene encoding nucleotide-binding oligomerization domain-containing protein 2 — translated: MSSLKTVQTNRTYLVSALAGGSVEKYECLLDHLLSLNVLNWEDYEGLNLVGQPLSTLVRKLLDTVTCKGETECKQFLDVLHNIEDSGNEDHVTTCLQPPEDFAQAYQYLQRERPRIVLLIHNYINAALQQLLEHRFITQIEIEHIQLPIFSTSQKARRLLDLLRLKGNEPAKFLIEFIHNLGQGLVAQVTDVCLTYQSKLKTTISAQSKFLSTYDGSENMCLEDIYTQGVLETQKTSNNTDNSQGSQNQDLLSIFNTHGLINDNADTVLILGDAGSGKSTLLLQIQHLWADGQAFPNFSFIFPFSCRRLCCITKPISLKNLLFEQCCWPPDQLQDKIFQFILDNPRQVLITFDGFDELKFVFTDDSKHCSPTEPTSIASLVFNLLQGNLMKDCIKVVTSRPDAVNVNLRKYVRKELHLKGFSEEGIEFFMRKHHRNPDMARDIISLLKANSSLHGLCNIPVFCWIVSKCHKQLIGCGGETPQTMTDMYVLTLKHFLLHSTTKLKVTENILSEKVNSIRHLGKLALNGLCQGLYVFSYHDVCKEGVTEEDLSLGFLVLSRNYSDEKPVSSQCYEFLHITFQCFFASLYIIMNDDVDSSSLHQLFRWNKKKPRKPLQIQRISHLCLQPVLHRQSKALLHNIEIRNLQITATFVAGLFSNALYNNVADSWKPIKLQRKCKIIKKCLTKGIQKHFKSIPPALKDEKKSMHAMPQFVWFIKCIYEIQDVTLSEKALQGLDIDHLKMTYCGISPAECTALAYVLKHLKKPVGIQLDYNSVGDIGIEQLIPCLYNCHALYLRDNNITDKGICRLMEHVLHWPDFQKIALFNNRLTDECMTSIANVLKHKQNFLSLRLGNNFITDLGGQILADGLSKNKSIKYLGLWGNKVGDNGAKAIADALQDNKTLIWLSLVGNNIGRVGGEALAGMLEKNTVLEELWLDENKLQDNDAILIAESLKKNSALKILKLSNNDFSKIGVSALAEALKSNNIITAIWLKGTKLTSEEMETFEQLDRLFVKG